In one Carcharodon carcharias isolate sCarCar2 chromosome 39 unlocalized genomic scaffold, sCarCar2.pri SUPER_39_unloc_2, whole genome shotgun sequence genomic region, the following are encoded:
- the LOC121274947 gene encoding gastrula zinc finger protein XlCGF17.1-like: MDDSVESSEAPRAAVCGRDLAAAVEAPERRHQCPLCLKLFTKSSSLTDHRRTHTGEKPHQCPSCGKSFCKSSQLLVHRRSHSRERPFTCGECESRFTNSTDLLRHRRLHSGEKPFSCAECGKDFTKSSHLSAHQRIHTGEKPFLCSVCAKAFTYSSSLIKHLRVHTGERPFCCPDCGKAFTQSSYLTVHRRIHTADKPFKCGDCAKAFTNSTELLRHQRNHTGERPFACPYCSKAFTRSSCLTVHCRIHTGERPFQCLRCDKAFTQSAHLANHQLAHFGQGPYPLQCLGAD, from the coding sequence ATGGATGATTCTGTGGAGAGCAGCGAGGCGCCGAGAGCAGCTGTTTGTGGGCGTGACCTGGCGGCAGCGGTGGAAGCGCCTGAGAGGCGCCATCAGTGCCCGCTGTGCCTGAAGCTCTTCACCAAGTCGTCGTCGCTGACGGACCACCGGCGCACGCACACTGGCGAGAAGCCGCACCAGTGCCCGTCGTGCGGTAAGAGCTTCTGCAAGTCTTCACAGCTCCTGGTGCACCGGCGCAGCCACAGCCGGGAGCGGCCCTTCACTTGCGGTGAGTGCGAGAGCCGATTCACCAACTCCACCGATCTCCTGAGGCACCGGCGGCTGCACAGCGGCGAGAAACCCTTCTCCTGCGCCGAATGTGGCAAAGATTTCACCAAATCCTCTCACCTGTCGGCTCACCAGCGAATCCACACCGGCGAGAAGCCCTTCCTGTGCTCGGTGTGTGCCAAGGCCTTCACCTATTCGTCCAGCCTGATCAAACACCTGCGGGTGCACACCGGGGAACGGCCCTTCTGCTGTCCCGATTGCGGCAAAGCCTTCACCCAGTCCTCCTACCTGACCGTCCACCGCCGTATCCACACCGCCGACAAGCCCTTCAAGTGTGGGGACTGCGCCAAGGCCTTCACCAACTCGACCGAGCTCCTGCGGCACCAGCGGAACCACACCGGCGAACGGCCCTTTGCCTGCCCGTACTGCAGCAAGGCCTTCACACGCTCCTCCTGCCTGACGGTGCACTGCCGCatccacaccggggagaggcccttCCAGTGCCTGCGGTGTGACAAGGCCTTCACCCAGTCTGCCCACCTCGCCAACCACCAGCTCGCCCACTTTGGGCAGGGCCCGTACCCACTGCAGTGCTTGGGCGCAGACTAG